In Seriola aureovittata isolate HTS-2021-v1 ecotype China chromosome 17, ASM2101889v1, whole genome shotgun sequence, a genomic segment contains:
- the LOC130184827 gene encoding serotonin N-acetyltransferase-like, which translates to MMSVVGAQPFIKPMQSVPSVSPGIQRRHTLPASEVRPLNTQDAISVFEIEREAFISVSGDCPLHLDEVRHFLTLCPELSMGWFEEGRLVAFIIGSLWDQDRLTTEALTLHKPCGSTVHIHVLAVHRTFRQQGKGPILMWRYLQYLRCLPNVRRAVLMCEDFLVPFYRKSGFKVLGRCAITVANLTFTEMWYPISGHAYMRRNSEAIRFPQHPLTLPLTKTDEHVDV; encoded by the exons ATGATGTCTGTTGTGGGCGCGCAGCCTTTCATCAAACCAATGCAGTCAGTACCGTCAGTATCGCCTGGTATCCAAAGGAGACACACGCTTCCCGCGAGCGAAGTCCGACCGCTCAACACGCAAGATGCAATAAGCGTCTTTGAAATCGAGCGAGAAG catTTATCTCAGTATCAGGTGATTGTCCCCTCCACCTGGATGAGGTGCGTCACTTCCTCACGCTGTGTCCGGAGCTGTCCATGGGCTGGTTCGAAGAGGGCCGGCTGGTTGCCTTCATCATCGGCTCTCTCTGGGACCAGGACAGACTCACTACA GAGGCACTGACTCTCCACAAGCCCTGCGGCTCCACCGTCCACATCCACGTCCTCGCCGTCCACCGCACCTTCAGGCAGCAGGGCAAAGGTCCCATCCTGATGTGGCGTTACCTGCAGTACCTCCGCTGTCTGCCCAACGTGCGCCGGGCGGTGCTGATGTGCGAAGACTTCCTCGTTCCCTTCTACCGCAAGTCAGGCTTCAAGGTGCTGGGGCGCTGCGCCATCACCGTGGCCAACCTCACCTTCACAGAGATGTGGTACCCCATCAGCGGCCACGCGTACATGCGCCGCAACAGCGAAGCCATCCGTTTCCCTCAGCATCCCCTGACTCTGCCGCTTACAAAGACTGACGAACATGTTGATGTATGA